TTTAGGCTACAAGTGGTTTTATTGACAATCTCTGGAGGTCATTCTTTCATCAAATGTTGGTTCCACGGTTTTAGATGCTGGACCAATGTACACGTGTTACCTCTTAAAGTCAAACAATACCAATACTTTCTTGCAGGTATAAACCAGCAGATGGCCATTGATGCTGCCTTTGTTCCTGTGATGTCATCTGGGGACCCCAGATCCTTAGGTCTACCTCAAGACCCCCATGACAACACTCTTCTGTCTTGCCTGTCTTCAGGCTTCATCTGCCCTCTCACAGACCCCCTGTTCCAGAATGAGGCTGCTCTCCCTGAACCAGGTAAACCAGTGGATAGATGAGGAAGTGCGGAGGGGCTAACGCGTACTTCTGGGAGTTAGTTATGAGACCCTGCTTTAAGCTGAGGCAGAAactttgtgctattttcaagTTGATTACATTGTATGGATCACGATCTGTTCGCAGGTATATCATTTCATATTTCCTAATGTTAACCATCACAGGTTTTTTTTAACTATTAGACTCAGTTGACTTAAAAGAGCATTTACaggatttcattattttttttcagaggaGATTTTGGCAACTGCTGAGGAGCTGAAAGACACAAATTTTGTGTTGATCATTGACCTCTGCCACCTGGGAGGAGAGAAAGTAGAGCTTCTCATTACCAAGGTGTATAGAATGACAGACATTGCTTTAGTATAGATATTGGACTGCATTATGTGTTGTCTTGTCAAACAACTatgaaatacttttatttttttaacatgatAAGCCAgacatttgttaatgtttataATACTGGAGATATGTTTGTTGCTATTGTTTCAGTCAATTGTCTTTTTTAAACGGGGGTTTTGAATATCTTGAGAAAAGTATTTAAatatcaaatacaaataaaatgcaaatgtccACAACCATTTGTTCTATTGTTTTCCATATTgaaatgctaaatgttttcttatgCCTTATCATAAAGACAAGCTACATGGGGTTTGAATGATTTACATGGAACTGTGCACAAAGTTATATAATTATAGAGTATACATTTTACACTTCCTGATAGTAAATTATTTACGCATAAATGTATAGTGTGTACAAATTTATATTTGGGGTTTCAAACCATGGGTATGATGTATACAATGGCCATAATGGTATATTATTTCTCACCATACTTGCAGTAGTAATTTTCACTCTTACTTTTGGTACACCAACCATTTATATAGCTCAGTGATTTTCCTATGctattcagtttttttcagtaaaaTTTTAGTAACCAGGAAGTTGAGATTTTGCTGGCCCCTTCTGTCATTGTTCATCTATGGAAAGATGATTGGCTTTCTACTTATCATTAGACTACTGCAACTCTCCTCTTTCCAGCATCaactcttcatctctccataaGTTAGAAATGGTTAAAAACCTAGCAGCCAGACCCACACCAAGTACTGGCAGCACATCACTCCTATCCTCTGGGAGctccactggctccctgtcCCTCAGCGCATTgattagaaaatgtatgtgttgtcCAATTTGCTTTCCtaggttgttgtttgttttgtacttGTTGTAAAGCATCATTGGGTTGTAAAGCGCTATGTGagtgtaatgttttattatccAACTATTACCGCAGGTatcataaatatttgtttatattataATGCAACATGTCTTCTTATGGCTCCTTTAAATCCTGGTAGAATATTTCCTCCATACTTTCAGTATTCTAATGGCCAAAACTAATGCAGACAGAGTATGATTTGTTGGATTGCAGTGCAAAGATATATTGTCAAATCACTAAGTTAAAATAAATGCTGTATTATCTTTCTCAGACTAGCACTTGAAGTTACAATTGGCCTACTCAAATGGAAAGCTAGTGAGCAACGTCCACTAAGATAAGAACACAAATTATGTAACTCTAGCTCTACAGAGATGGGAGGTGTCAGTTTACTCCCTACAGTAAAACGATCCACGTAGCTGGTGAGCAGGAAACAGGGCATGCCTTATCCACAAGTGCTGTGAGAGGAACATGGAGCGTACAGGCAAACCTGCTTTTAGCTTGGTCTTATTCACATTGCTTTGCTTGATAAGTGCTCAGCACGCTGCGGCACATATGGGATTTTGGAGAGCTACTGTCCATACGCGTTACTTGAACACGAGTAACAACCAGCCAGTGTTTCAAAGCTGTGAGTGTGGATTATATGGGGCCCAATCTCCTGTCGTCAACGCTTTCGGAAAGGTAACTCTTCCTATCTCAGATCCCTTAGCCTGTGATCCACAGACTGGCTTTAATGGTTCTGACCCGTGGATAGCCCTTATTCAGAGGGGGAACTGCACATTTGCTGAAAAGATCAAGGTTGCTGCTGAGAACGGGGCTGCCGGTGTTGTTATTTATAACCTCCCTGGTACAGGCGATTGGGTGACCCCCATGAAGCACCACGGTGAGTGATTGTTTCACTTTTGTCTTTTTCCCCTTTGTCTGATAAATCAGATTGTTATGAAAGCCTGACAAACACAATGAAGAAATACAGGTTCCGCAGCTGCCTGAGACCAGAAATTATTTGTTTGGAATGCAAAGATACAATTTAAAAGTTTGTGGGTGTGCAGTACTTTTAAAACATAAACCTGTAATAAAATTAACATTCCTTTCATTTGGTAGGGCATTACATGTAAAGTAGACCAGACAAGTGCTTGATTTTCAGGAAAGAACCATCAATAATTATAATTGGCAGCACTGTGGTTAAAAATGGTATTTCCACTTTACCTCTTGGCACAGTTGTTTGAgggccatttcaaaatgttccatgcatttatatgaaatattataaacacattCGACACCCCAGTGAGTGTCTGGGCACTTCCCTATGATGGTTTGCCTTTTCAACAATGCAACCAAATGTTTATGTCAATCTTGACAAACATCCAGGGCTTGAGAATTTTTGTATCACTTCCTTGTATTGTCCACAAGTATCGGTTTCAACCGCATGACTAACTGTCCCAAATTACAAAACTTGCAGAAGAAACATTTGTTGATATGTCAAATAGCCAGGGAAATATAATGTAGGATAATGAACATTGAGAGGGTCATTCTATTGACATATAAGACACAGTTTGGATCAAATGGTCAGAGATGAAGGAAGTCATGTAAAACCACCTACATACTCTTTAAGGGTGTTGTTTCACCAGTGGTATTCTGAAATATtcacataaataataaattgtcAACATTTTGAACTAAACAAATAAGACTcccaaaatatttgtaaaaagcaACACGTTCTATGAAATAACCATTTATTATAGGAATTTTAAGGAAATCCAATGCTAGGTTCAGCGACCtcgaaaataaaatatattatttccaGTAACAACCCACTGGTCATTATTGATTTTTGTAATAGTTGGAAATCAGACTGCAAGTGTGCAACAACTTGTTCAAGAGAGGGAGCCATATTATAGCACtttgtcatcagcataaaaataaaatgttaaatttgtTACAGATTTCATTTATATACAGATGAATAAATGGGACCCAAACTTTAACTCCATTGTGGACTACAATaaatgttgattttattttatcatttacAGTGGCCTAGGTTCTGTTGCTAAGGTCATTTTAAAAACCAGAGGCAAGTTAAATTGACCAGGTCCAATTAAGATTTTTCACCCAGACTGAGTGATCTACTGTATCAAATGCCTTCAACAAGTtatcaaacaaagcaaaacagtTACATTTCTCATCCAAGGCTTTCACGATATAATTTACAACCACTGTAGTTGCTTTAATAGTATTGTGCCCAGATCTAAAACCACATTGAAATCAgttcaaaatgcaattttttcaTGAAAAGAAATGTACCAGTTTACTTCCCAATGCCTCCCGGATATTAGCTAGGGGTGACTACTTTGAGAGAGGGCTATAACTATCAAGGGCACCAATGTCACCACCCCTATGCAGGGGGAGTACACAAACTTTAGGGATAATCCCTGAAATATATGTTAGATCAAATAAATTACTCCAGAGATAATTGGTTCAGCACTAACCAAAAAGCCTAGATCTAGAGTATCAGACCCtgtgtagttgttttttttttagattctttAGCTAGCAATGAAGAAAGGATCCCTTTGTTTTGGTGAACAGACTCAGTGAAAACCCTCTGATCTTAAAATCCTAGGGTTCCTGCATAACTACTCAATTTCCATGTATTCCTCTACCATTTATTCCTCTGTCATTTGGAATGTGTGTAGACGTTCTTTCCAAATGATCCCCACCTGCAATTaagtggcaattaaaggttTCAAAAATTGCACTTTGATCAGTATACAGAGTCCAAAACTATCTGTTGTTGCAGCGTGGTAGCAGCATTGTTCTTCAgggtttttcaatgttttccaGAATTTGCCGGGACATCCATTACAGTTAGATAGTGTATAGACATGGTTTTTACCTTTGCTtttctaatacattttatacatatGTTCAATCAATGTCTTAGAAGTCTGCTTGTCCAAACTAGAATTTTTGTTTCTAGCCATTGCCCAGGCCACATTTCTTTCATGAATAGTATCagatatttaataatttaaccAGGGGTTGGATCTGTTCTTGACTCTTATCCTCACTattatggataaaaaaaaatcatcacaGAGATTGATTCCTGTCTGTTTTGTTGAGTGTCCCACTcaaattgttaaaaatgtgCCTGTTGAGCCACAACTGAGCTACAGATTTTGGATGTTTACTTCTAGGCTGTGAACCAAATGTCCATCAGACTTTCCACACATTTGGTGTCTGGGAACGTGATTAGATCAGGATGCACTAGTTTTGTGAATATAATTGTTATTAGTGTTAGAAATGTTGTGTACAATATAACACGCCAAGACCTCAGACATTTTTCCATGTTTTCTGAGATAATTTGCACTTATTGTAtcgtttttctttctttttctaagATTGTGTACATGGTTGATGGTGGGtcatttaagaaaaaaacatgttacgTCTTCCCCTGGTTGCATTCTCAGACTAAACCTAAAATGTTCATCAAAACTATTACGAAATACATTAGGATTAAGCAAGACCTGTTACCGTCCATGTATGGTAACATGGGATAAGACGCCCCTGGGGTATGATGTAActctcacaaaaaaaaattcaacaccTCCTCTGGCTCCCACTAATCAACTACACTTAATCAACTACAAAtttcctctgtatcatcacacCTTCTCAGccaactatttaaaaaaaaaaataatctgaatcGCATTTTAAGGATTGTTGGGATTTAAAATATTGTcttatttaaacaataatttaGTTAAACTGTATGAAAGGAAGGAAAATGTAAgtagggttaaaaaaaaacaaaaaaaaaaacaggaccaATTCTTTAAAACCCTAAGGCATTATCTTCTATTGGGATAAGATTCCCTGGGGGGCAACTAAACCCGTGGAAGGGTAGCTTACCCAAGTCTCTGGAAAAATGCAATTTtcctaaaaaaagaaatgtgcttaaatacaaatgaatctGTCAACtgtaactatttattttattttataatccaTTACCCTAAGCATAGCCATcttcaacatacaaaaaaaatcactaaacATTTTTGGGTCAGTAAATAGACATTGATCTCCCCCAAACCTCCCTACTCAGTTTGCCTGGCTTTAGTGTATCAGAAATGTAGCTCTTAAACCAATGAGTTTACTCTTCAGCTCTGAAACTGGTTTGCCGTTGACATGATGGAGTGAACTCGAGTCCGTGACTAGAATTGTTTCCTAGCCGGGGACCAAGCAGTAGTGTTATTTTAAATCAGCTCTGTTATGGGTTATGTTATTGTGCTATGTTTACTTTGTGTTACCTATAAACACGAAAAAGGACGAATCCCAAGGTTTAAAATATATGTTGCCTCCCCTTTAAAAATCAGATGGGAGTGTATTGCTCTCTGACGTCTTAATGAAATGCAGCACTCTAGATCTAGCTGGTTCACCTGTCAGCGGTGTTACATCAAATGTTCGTAGTAAGTGGCTGCCAAcaactttgtttttcaaaaagtcTGATAGCTGTTGTTTTATCGAGTGTTCAACGTGGAGAGAAACAAGTGACCAGCGTCGTACACAGGATTATGGAACCTTTAGCGGAACGATATCTGTTTTCATGGTTGTTTGTGGCTTCAAGTCTTCAGGTGTCGAGTTTACATTTTGCAGAAGCGACTTACATATGTACAGCCTACCTGAACGTATCGTTTATTGATCCTGTAAACAACGAAACCATATGGCAAGTGGAAAGCGGAGTATATGGGCAAGATTCTCCTAAAGTATCGGTGATTGGGGACGTGTATGTAGCTGATCCAGTTTATAGTTGCAAAAGTGATACTTTATATGACGTGCCCAGTCGGTCAAAGGGGTGGATCGCCCTAATTCAACGCGGCCATGAATGTACTTTTTCGGAGAAGATTAATGTTGCGGCCAGAAATGGGGCTATTGCAGCTGTAATTTTCAACAATATTGGTACAAACAACGTAATCCAAATGTCGCACCCAGGTATGTAATGTACCTTCAGCTACAGCAAGGTGGGCATGTAGGCCTACTACGCTCAGCATTTCTCGGCAACTTCAATCCTCTAccagtaaatgttttaatgaaacatcTACCCGAATGATCACGGACCCTAATGATCATCGTCTGAAGTTGTTGACGTCGGTGTTCATTCAGtaactaataaaaaatatataatgcacTTTTTATTGGAttgctgaaaaagaaaatacccTCTATTGTCTGTATCCACGTGGGGAGGTGGAATGATGTTATGGTTCAGCTGAGACAAGTATACACCGTGTCAGTCCGGCCTCATTAAGTAACTCAATCTCACAAATGTAGTGAATATTGGAATTTCGTTGAGAACATCTGATGGTATGGTTATGGCCCAGACTGTAAATTTGTCTGAAGAGATTGTTTCTTCATACTTTACctttccccctgattacaggaacAGGAGATATGGTTGCCATCATGATTGGTAACAGACAGGGCATGGAAATAGTTGAGCTGATCAAGCAAGGAATTCCAGTCTCGATGGCCATTGATGTCGGCCAGCAACAAGGACCTTGGTTGAGCCACTACTCAGTCTTCTTCGTCTCCATCTCCTTCTTTGTGGTAACAGCAGCGACTGTGGGCTACTTCATATTTTACTCAGCGCGCCGCCTCAACATCGTTCGTCTACAAAACCGCAAACAGGTTAGACTCCACTCTGTAACAAAATGAGGGCAATTATTTGCCTTATATAAACCGGTTTTACACATTCCTTTGATGGTTTTTACAAGTCATAGTTGTTTCTCTTGAATAGCCTTGAAGGGTAACATGAAGCTAGTTGGGATTTAAGATTCTTAGGCAGGGTAGTTCagagaatatttgttttaatcagtTGTAAGTTGAACTGTATAGTTAAACAAACATGTTTCTAGACTGCTAGCAAATATCGGAATGACTTGTTTGGCAATGATACTAGTCAGTGAAACCGATTGCTTTTGATTAGTGGTATAGTATGACTGGGCAATTGTTTCCCCCTCTTTGCAAACAGTATCTCATGTACACATCCCTTCTGTCAAATGTGTTTCAATGAATTGGGACACTATACAACACTTTAGTTAGGTCACACAGTTTGAGGTGTATCTGCATTCTTCAGCCATTAGACGGATTCTGTTAACACTAAAAACAAACCCCTGCCAGTTGAGTTGGTTTCGGTGACCGCTCATTTTATATAGAAGTGGTTTATCTATTcagttagtgcattcatcttgagataggtgggacaaccacacaacacaataGAAAGTATACATTTGTAAGGATTTATCTATCAGCTAAGTTAGTGCTACAAGGAGAGAATTCTAATCAAATGATACAAtagaacagtggttcccaatACCGGTCTTCGAGTACCCCTAAcagcacacacatttgttttagccctggacaagcacacccaattcaactcaatgacagcctgataattagttgacaagttcaGTCAgttgtgcttggctggggctacaatgaaaatgtgtactgttgggggtaattgttgaccgtagttgggaaccactgcaatATAATATGACATTTCATGTATATAACACCATAATATTTATACAGTGTGAAACAAATGTTTGGGTTTTGTACTTTGAATGATGCACCAATCCATCCAGGCTTTTAAAAGAGAGTTCTTACCAAAAATGGTATAATGTGGCCATTTTTCTCTATTTCACTGTGACATTTTGACCTTAAATAATATGGAAACATGATAAAAATATAGGCAGGTCTCATTTTTTCGCTGGTTTAGTGTCTGTGATGGAAGGATGTTTACTGTAGGGAAAATGCGGCGTTTCATTCAAGGTAACattactgaaaaaaacattctgcTTTGCTAACAATATTTCCCCTTTAATATTATTGGATGTGGTCTCTTATGCAAGTTATGTGGATAAGGACCGCTATCTGCAAGTTATTGGTACTGTTCTTACTTTTTATTACTCCTGCATATAATAGGGTGTAACCTTGACTCTGACTGACAGATCTTCATGCGCTGTTATTTTAACAACAGTTTACCTGCCTTTTTGCTTGTTTTGTTATGTCCGAAAGCCCCCAGTAGTCTAAGAGCTTCTCTTCTTGTGGAtgattgtgttttattcattgaAGCTCTGTAGACAAACTGATAGAAAGGAGTGGGTTTTGAGTGGGTAGCTGAGAAGTTAGAGCAGCGCTGACTTCACCCACTGAGCAAGGACTTTATCTTGAAATGGCACCATTGTTTTGGCTGTAATGATATGCAAACTTCTAGCTCCATGTATGCATTGTGAATGACTGCAACATGCCTCTTTCAAATCCACTGTTGAATAGTGCACCTctagtatatacatttttacaattgtaTCTGCGCTGTCAGGATTGTGACAAAAACAACCTAAATCCTAATGTTTTCCCCATCACTATTTAAAACCCTCATGTAGTGATGGCGGGAAAACATACAGTTATGttgttgtattatttttgaTGGTAATCTGTACCACAATCAGGGATCGGGTGTATTCTATTTAATTTCTAATCAATTTAGAAAGTAAACCAAgttccagtttttatttttttcttattcaatTATTTAACTAGTCAATCAATTCATTTGAATTAAAATAATACCATCAGCACACTGGTTGTGAGAACAGATGATGCTGTAAGTTGTTGCATAGCCAGTATGGTGCTCTTTCTGGTCTAAAGATCAAATCCTAATACTCCGCTGATGGGGCCATGGTCCTAATACCGCGCTGATGGGGCCATGGTCCTAATACCGCGCTGATGGGGCCATGGTCCTAATACCCCGCTGATGGGGGCATTGATGGGGCCATGGTCCTAATACCCCGCTGATGGGGGCATTGATGGGGCCATGGTCCTAATACCCCGTTGATGGGGGCATTGATGGGGCCATGGTCCTAATACCCCATTGATGGGGCCATGGTCCTAATACCCCATTGATGGGGCCATGGTCCTAATACCCCATTGATGGGGCCATGGTCCTAATACCCCGTTGATGGGGCCATGGTCCTAATACCCCATTGATGGGGCCATGGTCCTAATACCCCATTGATGGGGGCATTTAGTAATAATGGAATATGACAGTATTGggaaaaaatgcattgttttgtaTTTAGCATCTGGGTTTtgatatacaaaataatttagtcCATTGGAAAGTTGCAAGTTAGACACAAGTTTTAAATTTTCCGGTGACCTACTTAGCCAGAAACACTTTCATCTGAGCATGCCCAGTTGATATGACCTTAGAAACACACTGCCTCATTTGGAATGAGAGATTTGAATAGAGCAAGTCCTGTTGTTTTCCTcttcttattaaaataatttaaggaAATCGTCCTGGACATTTACTTTCCCCTGgtttttttggctccttttgattttgtattttaatatatttttattttattggtttGCTTTGTGGTTGATTTGTGGTTAACGTATTAGCGTTCATTAGCTGCAACTCTGCTTTCTTTGGATACCAACAGGAATGCATTTCAGAACCAGTTTTTCATCCCCACCTGATTTGGTTGTGATTGtcagcaatgtttttatttgttcccTTTTCTTTAAGCAACAATATTTGTAGTTTAAACGAAGACTTTCAAACTCTGACATTTTACTAATATATTTCTAGTCTCCCCAAAAGTTTGTCCATttcatgttaaaaaataaaataaacttgttAATCCACTTTCTGGAGTATACCCTCCCCTCTAGACAAACTATACACACCTTTCTCCATTTTAGAAAATATAGTGTAAGAGTACCAAGGTTTTGCATACCTGCAGATCGACCGGTGAGTTGGAGAAGACCAAAGGCCGAATAAAGTTGAGCAAAAAACTCCAGCACACTGTACATAACACTCTATTATCAGAAATAGATTTATTAACAACATTCTTAATAATATAGTAGAAAATATAGTATGACATATTGCATTGTAACCTAATGCAGGAATCACCCTGATATTCTCCAGAGATCCCGGTGTTGTGTCCCTGTGATGCCTCGTTGTGTGTATTCTAAATCCCCTTGCATAACAGGGATTCTTCCTGTGAGCCTTTGTGCACATTGTTGTCTTGTTGCCATGGTGGAGCTGCATGAGCACAGAGCAATCAGTCATTAATTGTATGTACAGAATGTTCAAAGCattattttatcttttaaaaAGAGTTTAGAGTGTAACCAGTAGCAGTGTCTCTTGAAATTGTGCCCCTGGCCTGATGTATGTACATCAGCTGTTTTGCCATCTATATAAGCTGATGTAACAATACCAATACAGGATCTCAGGGTACAGGCTTAATGACCCACAGTAGGATTTCTAATGAAGGTTATGCTTCCAGGTTACCTGTGTTCCAACTGGGAATACAAGCTTTCTACCATGACCTTATTGCTGTGGTCGCAGTAAAGTAACTGAAGTATTGTCTCTGTAGTTGCAGAATGTTTTCTTAGTTATCTGTGTTGtcgtttttctgttttctcccCCAGACAAATTGATGAACATGCTTGACAATATGTAGTCAAAGGAATcagaatgtaatttaaaaagcaacCTGCTCATGTTCTAATCCTGAACACATTATTCTCCAACAGAAGCAGCTCAAAGCTGAAGCCAAAAAGGCCATTGGTCGGCTGCAAGTCCGGATGGTGAAACATGGAGATGAGGTATAGTTGTATTACTTGtgttccccccccccaaatactTCTGTTTCCCCCCATTACTCAGACTACACGATGTCACTGACAAATGTACAACATGGTTGTTTAGGGCCACAGGCCTCTGTGAGCTTGTTTACGTTATGCTACATTTCCAGAGAAAATTTGAAGAAGACTTGAGATGCTAGGTTATTTAGTTGTGCAGATATTAAGAGAGTATGCAACACATTTTTGAtagacgaccccccccccccatgttttGCATGTGTGAAGAAAACTTCCTTCAATGTATTACCTAACCTGTTTTTCAGGAGACTGGGCCTGATGCTGATACTTGTGCTGTGTGTATTGACGCATACAAGTCTGGCGACGTGTTAACCATTCTCACCTGCAAGTACGTGCTTAACTGCAGCTTCTCTTATCTTGTTCTGTGGCTGGTTTAAGATGTAAAAATGGTTTAGAAGATGCCTACCCAGGTCTGtcttttcagttgtttttcatTCTGTGACGCTAATCAGGATTCCTGTGGGTTTGTAATGAAttttattttagtcattttttcCACAAGACCTGCATTGAGCCCTGGCTGTTGGAGCACAGGACCTGCCCCATGTGTAAATGTGACATCCTCAAGGCCTTAGGAGTAGAGGTGGGTATTCCCCTTCGCATCATGTCTTCTGTGTTACTCTGTTCTTTGTGAATAACCTTTGTGATGTGcttgattaaattattttgtagattAAACCAAGTATTATAACTGCTGGTTTTAATAGTTTAAGGTGAATAGATTGCTCTCTGCCCACTTTGTGTTTGAACACCCATAGTGGGACCtgaaatgtctgtttgtgttcatgAACTTGACGATTGATGGATGACCGTCTGTGTTCCCCCGGAGCAGCCAGAAGAAGGGCCCAGTCCTCAAGTGATCATGCTCCCTCCTGAAACGAGGCCCTTCCCCAGGATCCCAGAAGACGCCCACAGTGAGACGGCTTCCTCAGGCTATGCTTCTGTACAGAGCACAGAAGACCACAGCAGCCCAACAGACGAGAGCAATATGTACGAATGTAAGACACAATTGACAAGAGTGTCTTTGTTAACCTTTTCGTTAGGGTAGTTAGATTGCTGCTAGTAGATGTGACGTCCACTATAATGTCTGTTTGTGATCAAACAACCCGTGTTGTTACTTTCTGCGTCTCAAGTGCCTCTTCCGTGTTCTCTTTCTTTCGTTTGCCTGCATATTGACCTAGCTATGAGTGATTGTGTCAATATTGTCTTTCAGGATGgtttttgttctattttctGTCTGCCCTTGAAGAATTATTGACTGTAAGTCATGTTTGCGTTGCAGCGTTGGGGAACCAGCCTGATCCTGGGTCAATCCAGGTGGACATCCAGCCCCATTATGACAACCTGGGCTTCGAGTGCGACTCGCAAAACCACCGGGAACCCCGGACATGAACAGCGTGCCTACTTTAAGCATTGGGGCTTACACCACAATTACattcaaaggcttttttttcTGTGGTCATCGAGCAAAGAAAGCCAGGTCTGTGATTATTCATAGGAATAGAGGGCTCAACCTACCTATGCATACCGTTTTAAGATTAAGTTGATGAGGAAATTGTTCAATGCACTACCAGTGTCTGAGTTAAATGGTTCTGTTGATCCTTGTTTATGTCCAGCTTCACTGATTGAATTTAATTGGCTTTTTAATCAGTTGATTTTTCAATTTGATAAAGGTTTCTTAAGATTTTAGTGATAATGCAGGATTGAGATGTATATTGTTAGTCTACTCACCCAGTCTGCAGAATCAGAATCTAACTAATTGATTTCATTTGCATGTCCCTGCGGGCAACTTGAAGTTTATTGAAGTTAGCATTGTTAGCTTAGCACAAATTCTGGAATTCTCTCTACCACTTTCTTTATTGTACCACTGAAACAGTTACtgattttagatttttattatGCTAATTTAACACTCACTACTATCAATATGCTTGAGTCTGTTCTGTTCTATATGAACCAGTTCTCATGTCAACAGGGATTCTACGTGATTTGCACAGTCAGTTTCAGACCTTTACATTCCCTAAATCTACAATAAGGCAGTAGTCCTTCAGtacaaggtttttttttttttaacaggttTGCTGCTTTGCATGTTTTCTGATCCCATTTGTTACTTGGCAAATTATTTTAACAGAACAGTGCTATTCAATCTCTGTTGTACCTTTTTGGTATGTCTTCTAAGCATTGATGATTTTCTTATGCAAGTCATAAGCATAGAATTTTAGCATCTCTCAAGCACACTTGGTTTTTCCTGGCTTAGCAGAGGAATGCATAAGATGTGAGGAAATTCCTTATTGGAAGTATAGATGTGTCTGTACTTGTACGTTTGGGTTGCAACTTGCTTATTCATATTCTAAAATGAAGGACTGCCTGAAGGACTGCTTGTGACATTACAATTTTTTACAAGCTCTTCCCTATTAGGACCActaaaatatggaaatattgAGTCCTAAAGGGTATGGTAGTGAGAGCATCTCTTTGAAACCCTGGCTTCATGCAAGGgttattctaaaatgtgtttgagTAACTAC
This genomic window from Esox lucius isolate fEsoLuc1 chromosome 7, fEsoLuc1.pri, whole genome shotgun sequence contains:
- the rnf128a gene encoding E3 ubiquitin-protein ligase RNF128a isoform X2, translated to MERTGKPAFSLVLFTLLCLISAQHAAAHMGFWRATVHTRYLNTSNNQPVFQSCECGLYGAQSPVVNAFGKVTLPISDPLACDPQTGFNGSDPWIALIQRGNCTFAEKIKVAAENGAAGVVIYNLPGTGDWVTPMKHHGTGDMVAIMIGNRQGMEIVELIKQGIPVSMAIDVGQQQGPWLSHYSVFFVSISFFVVTAATVGYFIFYSARRLNIVRLQNRKQKQLKAEAKKAIGRLQVRMVKHGDEETGPDADTCAVCIDAYKSGDVLTILTCNHFFHKTCIEPWLLEHRTCPMCKCDILKALGVEPEEGPSPQVIMLPPETRPFPRIPEDAHSETASSGYASVQSTEDHSSPTDESNMYESLGNQPDPGSIQVDIQPHYDNLGFECDSQNHREPRT
- the rnf128a gene encoding E3 ubiquitin-protein ligase RNF128a isoform X1 produces the protein MEPLAERYLFSWLFVASSLQVSSLHFAEATYICTAYLNVSFIDPVNNETIWQVESGVYGQDSPKVSVIGDVYVADPVYSCKSDTLYDVPSRSKGWIALIQRGHECTFSEKINVAARNGAIAAVIFNNIGTNNVIQMSHPGTGDMVAIMIGNRQGMEIVELIKQGIPVSMAIDVGQQQGPWLSHYSVFFVSISFFVVTAATVGYFIFYSARRLNIVRLQNRKQKQLKAEAKKAIGRLQVRMVKHGDEETGPDADTCAVCIDAYKSGDVLTILTCNHFFHKTCIEPWLLEHRTCPMCKCDILKALGVEPEEGPSPQVIMLPPETRPFPRIPEDAHSETASSGYASVQSTEDHSSPTDESNMYESLGNQPDPGSIQVDIQPHYDNLGFECDSQNHREPRT
- the rnf128a gene encoding E3 ubiquitin-protein ligase RNF128a isoform X3, which gives rise to MEPLAERYLFSWLFVASSLQVSSLHFAEATYICTAYLNVSFIDPVNNETIWQVESGVYGQDSPKVSVIGDVYVADPVYSCKSDTLYDVPSRSKGWIALIQRGHECTFSEKINVAARNGAIAAVIFNNIGTNNVIQMSHPGTGDMVAIMIGNRQGMEIVELIKQGIPVSMAIDVGQQQGPWLSHYSVFFVSISFFVVTAATVGYFIFYSARRLNIVRLQNRKQKQLKAEAKKAIGRLQVRMVKHGDEETGPDADTCAVCIDAYKSGDVLTILTCNHFFHKTCIEPWLLEHRTCPMCKCDILKALGVEPEEGPSPQVIMLPPETRPFPRIPEDAHSETASSGYASVQSTEDHSSPTDESNIVGEPA